From Nymphaea colorata isolate Beijing-Zhang1983 chromosome 6, ASM883128v2, whole genome shotgun sequence, a single genomic window includes:
- the LOC126410135 gene encoding uncharacterized protein LOC126410135, producing MLYLLRTLLVGEWMRQPIFSRRCRSRTSFLGRPWLLDSQTWGRWTKRENCLIRQPGGSLAQPVCPNDTWSEEVARRKRRAFTAAPERHHRAYSSRRRKLICSDLAIVLLYSTMQSPLLHLRNRRRASFALPEESAQVTTLKILGFAFFPCTVQRLIGTGALSRTV from the exons ATGCTCTACTTGTTACGTACGCTACTTGTGGGAGAATGGATGAGGCAGCCAATATTTTCGAGAAGATGCCGGTCAAGGACATCATTTCTTGGACGGCCATGGTTACTGGATTCACAGACATGGGGAAGGTGGACAAAGCGAGAGAATTGTTTGATCAG GCAGCCAGGAGGAAGTCTGGCCCAACCAGTCTGCCCCAACGATACGTGGAGTGAAGAAGTTGCTCGTCG AAAGAGGAGAGCATTCACAGCGGCCCCTGAGCGTCATCATCGTGCCTACTCTTCTCGACGTCGCAAACTCATCTGCTCCGACTTAGCAATCGTCCTCCTCTACTCGACAATGCAGAGCCCTCTGCTCCACCTGAGGAACCGTCGCCGTGCCTCCTTTGCTCTGCCAGAAGAATCGGCACAGGTGACTACATTGAAGATTTtgggttttgcattttttccttgtaCAGTGCAGAGATTGATCGGCACAGGTGCTCTAAGTAGGACTGTCTGA
- the LOC116255701 gene encoding uncharacterized protein LOC116255701 isoform X1 — protein MRTPLNKSRNEKKREAKRAVKWGMDLAQFPPPQIKLILKAAALEQEVFEALMLAKEMETSEGSFRDELDKVQTTWENRRSAEVVEVETNSVAIERTDLAGTSSAGDLEKKKIELVDFSLLSHYYPMPILQGNPVFHFFPFSFSYFCFC, from the exons ATGAGAACGCCGTTGAATAAGAGCAGAAatgagaagaagagggaggcgAAGCGTGCAGTCAAGTGGGGGATGGACCTCGCGCAATTCCCACCTCCCCAGATCAAGCTGATACTGAA GGCGGCTGCGCTTGAACAAGAGGTTTTTGAAGCTCTGATGCTGGCGAAG GAAATGGAAACTTCTGAAGGTTCTTTCAGAGATGAATTGGACAAGGTACAAACTACATGGGAGAATAGGCGATCTGCAGAAGTGGTAGAAGTAGAAACCAATTCGGTAGCCATTGAGAGAACTGATCTTGCTGGTACATCTTCTGCGGGCGatttagagaagaagaaaattgagcTGGTTGACTTCTCACTTCTGAGCCACTACTATCCCATGCCAATACTGCAGggaaatccagtttttcatttttttcctttttccttcagttatttttgtttttgttag
- the LOC116255701 gene encoding uncharacterized protein LOC116255701 isoform X2, with protein MRTPLNKSRNEKKREAKRAVKWGMDLAQFPPPQIKLILKAAALEQEVFEALMLAKVLSEMNWTRYKLHGRIGDLQKW; from the exons ATGAGAACGCCGTTGAATAAGAGCAGAAatgagaagaagagggaggcgAAGCGTGCAGTCAAGTGGGGGATGGACCTCGCGCAATTCCCACCTCCCCAGATCAAGCTGATACTGAA GGCGGCTGCGCTTGAACAAGAGGTTTTTGAAGCTCTGATGCTGGCGAAG GTTCTTTCAGAGATGAATTGGACAAGGTACAAACTACATGGGAGAATAGGCGATCTGCAGAAGTGGTAG
- the LOC116256350 gene encoding uncharacterized protein LOC116256350, with product MMMEICRNLHAFLGRSEEAKRAGLGGDDDAGEGGGGGGGGDCGPMPLPGQVHHRTKDGFPASSGLTVLAQEVHKPRNVLESCALKPPALPSPMSSATSRMSSAPSRLALAARVCHDEEGSGRHNCTEGLGFESSDESEVASGDGSSEVVDVSGQAYLEKRTRRKMMSRMRCRAELPPPLPWLNGEGRPRFFLRQERRDGRMLLTEMRAGPRREIFVAERRDGRLMLHLVGKPLPRKEKEEFIKQEENVEQLEGGEKEEKGGEGGGAGNVEVVMGGQKEERRLLGMVSGGSWRCCDEGRGELEDFWNHQYVMST from the coding sequence ATGATGATGGAAATCTGCAGAAATCTGCATGCGTTTCTGGGGCGATCTGAAGAGGCCAAGCGCGCTGGTCTTGGTGGAGACGATGATGCCGGTGAAGGCGGAGGAGGTGGCGGTGGTGGCGACTGTGGCCCCATGCCTCTTCCTGGCCAAGTACACCACCGAACCAAAGACGGGTTCCCGGCGTCTTCGGGCCTGACCGTCCTCGCCCAGGAGGTGCACAAGCCGCGAAACGTGCTTGAATCCTGCGCCCTCAAGCCGCCGGCTCTGCCCTCCCCGATGAGCTCAGCCACCTCCCGGATGAGCTCAGCCCCCTCCCGGCTGGCGCTCGCCGCGAGGGTCTGCCACGACGAGGAGGGATCGGGGAGGCACAACTGCACCGAGGGGTTGGGCTTCGAGAGCTCCGACGAATCGGAGGTGGCTTCCGGGGACGGGAGTAGCGAGGTGGTGGACGTGAGTGGGCAGGCGTATCTGGAGAAGAGGACGAGGCGGAAGATGATGTCGAGGATGAGGTGCCGGGCGGAGCTGCCGCCGCCACTGCCGTGGCTGAACGGGGAAGGGCGGCCCAGGTTCTTCCTCCGGCAGGAGCGGCGGGACGGGCGGATGCTGCTGACGGAGATGAGGGCAGGGCCGCGCCGGGAGATTTTCGTGGCCGAACGCCGGGACGGGCGGCTCATGCTGCATCTGGTGGGAAAGCCACTGCCCcgaaaagagaaggaagaatttataaaacaagaggaaaatgttgAGCAGCTGGAGGgaggagagaaggaggagaagggagGAGAGGGCGGCGGAGCTGGGAACGTAGAAGTGGTGATGGGCGGTCAGAAGGAGGAGCGCCGCCTGTTGGGGATGGTGAGCGGTGGCTCGTGGCGGTGCTGCGACGAAGGGAGGGGTGAGCTTGAGGATTTCTGGAACCATCAGTACGTCATGTCTACGTAG